AGCTCCTCGAATACGAGCCGTGGGTGAAGAAGGCAGAAGTGATCAGGGAGGCCATCGAGGGAGCAGTTTCGGGCGTTGAGGAGCGGAACGGCTTCGCCATCGCTCACTTCGAGAGCCCCTTCAACATCATCTCCAAGGTCGCGAGAAAGCTCGTCTGGGAGCTCGGTTACAGAGGCGCAGTGGTCATCAACGGGAACTTCCACGGAAAGGCACAGCTTTACTTCAGGATTTCCGGGGAGGAAGCGGAGAGGATAAAGGTGACCGAGGTAATAGAACGCCTTAAAGCCCTTGGAGCCAACGCCGGCGGCAAGAGGGAAGTCCTCGGCTGCGTCTGCGAGAGGGATAAAATCGAAGATGCCGTCGCAATCATTGAGGAATACCTGAGGTGAGGAGAATGGAGTTTGAAAAAAAGGTTAGGGAAGGGATGAAGGGGACGAAGAAAGTCCTCGTCATAGGCCTTGATTCCGCCCCGCCGGAGCTACTTTTCAACCGCTTCATCGACGACATGCCCAACGTGAAGAAACTCCTCGAAAAATCCGTCTACGGCCCGATGCAGACGGGAATACCAGCGATAACCATTCCAATGTGGATGGTGATGGTCACCGGCAAGACGCCGGGCGAGCTCGGCCTCTACGGCTTCAGACACAGAACAGGCTATTCCTACACAGACTACTGGATAGCCCACAGCAAAAAGGTCAAGGAGCCGACCCTCTGGGACTACCTCGGCGAGCGCGGAAAGAAGTCGATAATCGTCGGCGTTCCTCCGACCTACCCGCCGAAGCCGATCAACGGCCACCTCGTGAGCTGCTTCATAACCCCTGATGCCAGCGTGGACTACACGTACCCAAAGGAGCTCAAGGGCGAGATCGAGCGCCTGGTCGGCGAGTACATCTTTGACGTCCCCTTCAGGAAGGAGGCAAAGGACGAGGTGAAAGAGGGAATCTGGGAGATGACGAAAAAGCGGTTCGAGGTCATCCGCTACCTCATCCAGGAGAAGGAGTGGGACTACTTCCACTTCGTCGAGATAGGCCTGGATAGACTCCACCACGCCTTCTGGCGCTACTTCGATGAAAACCACCACCTCTACCCGGGTAAGGGAAACAGGTACGAGAGCGTCATTCCGGACTACTACAGGCTTCTCGACAGGGAGATAGGCGAGACGCTCAAGCTCGTAGACCTCGACGAGACGGCCGTCTTCATAGTCTCCGACCACGGGATAAAGGCCATGCACGGCAACTTCGCGGTCAACCAGTGGTTAGCTGAGGAGGGCCTGCTGAAGATCAGGAACCCTGAGGCCCTCCACGACGGGAAGGTCAAGCGCTTCGAGAGCCTCGACGTGGACTGGAAGGAGACCATCGCCTGGGGATGGGGCGGCTACTACTCAAGGGTCTTCCTCAACGTCCTCGGCAGGGAGAAGGCTGGAAGGATACCGCTCTCCAGGTTCGAGAAGGTCAGGGACGAGGTTGCCGAGCAGATAAAGGGGATACGCGGCCCGAACGGCGAGAGGTGGGACACGAAGGTATTCTACCCCGAGGACATCTATCCGGTGGCGAAGGGAAGCAAGCCGGACATAATGGTCTACTTCGACAACCTCAACTGGCGCGCGGCAGGAACCGTCGGCCACCCGAGCAACTATCTACCAGAAAACGACACCGGGCCGGACGACGCGAACCACTCCGAGTTCGGGGTGTTCTCGATGTACTTACCTGGCTTCGACGAGAGTAAAGCAACGCAGCTCACCATCTACGACTTTGCCCCAACGGTGCTCAGGCTCTTTGGCATAGAGGAGCCCCTCGCAGGAATG
This window of the Thermococcus thermotolerans genome carries:
- a CDS encoding alkaline phosphatase family protein; protein product: MEFEKKVREGMKGTKKVLVIGLDSAPPELLFNRFIDDMPNVKKLLEKSVYGPMQTGIPAITIPMWMVMVTGKTPGELGLYGFRHRTGYSYTDYWIAHSKKVKEPTLWDYLGERGKKSIIVGVPPTYPPKPINGHLVSCFITPDASVDYTYPKELKGEIERLVGEYIFDVPFRKEAKDEVKEGIWEMTKKRFEVIRYLIQEKEWDYFHFVEIGLDRLHHAFWRYFDENHHLYPGKGNRYESVIPDYYRLLDREIGETLKLVDLDETAVFIVSDHGIKAMHGNFAVNQWLAEEGLLKIRNPEALHDGKVKRFESLDVDWKETIAWGWGGYYSRVFLNVLGREKAGRIPLSRFEKVRDEVAEQIKGIRGPNGERWDTKVFYPEDIYPVAKGSKPDIMVYFDNLNWRAAGTVGHPSNYLPENDTGPDDANHSEFGVFSMYLPGFDESKATQLTIYDFAPTVLRLFGIEEPLAGMHGRSIL